In the genome of Anabrus simplex isolate iqAnaSimp1 chromosome 6, ASM4041472v1, whole genome shotgun sequence, one region contains:
- the yellow-g2 gene encoding protein yellow, with product MRTARYTLCILATLTLLQITASIVCNKEQSPLVWTGGIFHWPCPITKSLFQSSGRYIAKNVIATRAQMHDDVAFLALPRFKSGIPATLAKVSLKAPTCQAVLEPYPCWSLQEEGNCNALQSVVDIFLDSNEVLWVLDVGITKFLEEPIRRCPPKVVGIDIKTGKIAKVIDLSPLVCPASRLQYLVVDYSPDGNCFLYISDAATRSILVFNISTGRGFRVVLPLAVALGSSIRDVLYIALVVRSSGVYLYFTYLSGKHMFAIKVEFLRSGSCAGKILDIGLKHDRMVILGTDNGSAIFFRLEGRPEVYRWDTNKGMKVENFDVVHSGSECFLATHALADYKHGRMRILESNFPDYIQNKVGCGAVQYLIVMQTCR from the coding sequence ATGCGGACTGCCCGGTATACTCTATGTATATTAGCAACCCTGACTTTGCTGCAGATCACAGCTTCAATCGTCTGTAACAAGGAGCAGTCTCCTCTGGTGTGGACTGGCGGTATTTTCCATTGGCCGTGCCCCATCACaaagagcctcttccaatcttcaggACGTTACATTGCCAAGAACGTGATCGCCACTAGAGCTCAGATGCACGACGATGTAGCCTTCCTCGCTCTACCCAGGTTTAAGAGTGGGATTCCTGCCACACTCGCTAAAGTATCCTTGAAGGCTCCGACCTGCCAGGCCGTCCTCGAACCCTACCCCTGCTGGAGCCTTCAGGAGGAAGGCAACTGCAACGCACTTCAGTCTGTGGTGGACATTTTCTTAGACTCTAATGAGGTGCTCTGGGTTTTGGATGTCGGCATCACCAAGTTCCTAGAAGAACCTATTCGCCGGTGCCCTCCTAAAGTGGTCGGCATTGACATTAAGACTGGGAAGATCGCGAAAGTGATTGATCTATCCCCCTTAGTGTGCCCAGCCAGTCGTCTTCAGTATCTAGTAGTAGACTATTCCCCAGATGGAAACTGCTTTCTGTACATTAGCGACGCTGCGACTCGATCTATCCTGGTTTTTAATATATCCACAGGTCGAGGATTTCGTGTGGTGCTTCCTCTAGCTGTAGCTCTAGGCAGTAGTATACGTGATGTCCTGTACATTGCCCTAGTAGTCAGAAGTTCTGGTGTTTATCTGTACTTTACATACTTGTCTGGAAAACACATGTTCGCTATCAAGGTCGAGTTTTTGAGGAGTGGTTCCTGCGCAGGAAAGATTTTAGATATAGGTCTTAAACACGATAGAATGGTCATCTTGGGGACCGACAATGGAAGTGCAATCTTCTTCCGCTTGGAAGGTAGACCTGAGGTGTACAGGTGGGATACCAATAAGGGTATGAAAGTGGAGAATTTCGACGTTGTGCACAGTGGTTCTGAGTGTTTTCTTGCAACCCATGCACTTGCTGATTATAAACATGGACGAATGCGAATTTTAGAAAGCAATTTTCCCGATTATATTCAAAATAAAGTTGGATGTGGGGCCGTGCAATACCTCATAGTAATGCAAACCTGTCGATAA